DNA from Quercus lobata isolate SW786 chromosome 1, ValleyOak3.0 Primary Assembly, whole genome shotgun sequence:
ATGATATACTTCATCAGTCTTCTTCTCCTTATACTCTCAGCAAAATGGCGTGCCAAAACATAATTGAAACATTTGCTGGAAGTTACCCTATGTGCTTTAATTCCATGTGAATGTTACAAAAACATATTGGAGTGATGCAGTATTGACAGATTGTTATCATATCAACCGTATGCTTTCCAATGTTTTTGATGGTCAAATTCCTTTAACTGTGCTGTCTCTTGACACACCCTTGTTCTATTTACCTGCAAACTCCAAAGAATTTTGGGTGTGTATGTTTGCATTTTAGGTCTAAGGGGTGACTAACTTGATTCTCAATCTCCTaagtatatttttcttaagtacTCTTGTACTCATGAGGAAAATAAGTGTTATTTCCCTTCACTTCATTGTCACTTTGTTAGAGTTGATGTCATCTTTATTGAGTCTACTTCATATTATTCCTCTCCTTCCTCTATGAGTGTTGGCTCTTCTCTGTGTCTTCCTTGATTTCCTCCATTGCTAGCATTGGTACTTCTTTGGCCACAACTCCCAAGAAACCATTACATGTGTTATGAGTAGTATATATGCTAGGCAAAATTAGTTATAATGATTAGAAACATCATGTAGAGGAAATGTCTTGTGTTAGGGTCATTTAATTTTTACCCAATTCACTTCTAGAGAATAACAAATCACAAGGTACTTGTCAACTTAATGAAGTTGGGGTAGAGTTGCAGAACATTAAGTGTCATTTGAGTTTGGGTTTTATTGACTTTTGTATGAGTCAGGATGTATTCTTGGATTGGCCATACATCAGATCTTTCTTCGAGCAATCGAGAGTGCAATTTACTTTAATGCTTACATGGGGTGCTTTTCTATGTAATGAGTTTCAGTTATGGGATGTGTACCAACATGTGTACTTGTACATATTcactttcttcatttttgggTAGGGTGACATTCGTGACATTTTTCTTAGGAAAAAGTGTCTTGAGAGCAGTTTTGGGACGTGCTAACTGGAAGGTCTATTTGCTTATAGTATTATGAATATGACATACTCTTTAGTTTTCTTGTTGTTCTCATTTGGTTTGCATTatttctaatttattgaatCGTAGATGTCAATGTTGATGCTGAGATCTGTTGTGGTACTCGTGAATGTGATCTTAAAGACTGAAGCCTCATATATTTTAGTTTACAACGTAGAAATAATCCTTATGGGTTAGAATTTTGAAGTTCAATGGTCTAAAAGATCTTGCGTCTAAGaaatttgcattatttttggtATACTTGACTTTTAGGTGGTAAGATTACTTTCATCCATTGTGTTTTGTAGTCTCCCTGTATTGGATATCCATGACTAAGAATATCTTAGTCAGCTCAATTTTCCTTGGTCTGGTTTTAGGTGATGAAGGAAAGCATCATTTAGTTGATTGTGTATCCCTGAAACGTAAAAGGGCATGAATTGTTAGTAGTGTTTGAGAAGTTGACTAGTAGATGTACTTGCATTGCTAGGCTGTGCTCACCTTGACCACCACAGCTACCATCTTAATGTGACCATGATATATGTACTTTGTACATTATATCTCCTAGTAAACAAAAGATGCtggaattttcttttgctaTGGTAATAAATGTTTTAGACCCCTAGGAAAATTGTATGGTTAtgccaaaattattttaactGAACCCTCAGCTTTATGGAACCTTAAATATTATCTATACTTAAAAGAGCCAGAGATTGTCACGTTCTTCCTTTGAAACTATTGCAATAGACTTACATTTTAAATTCGCATATGGACTGGACCTTTGGTGTTTCATTTTGCCATTAGCTGAAGATGTTTTATAAGATGCTTTATATTTCCTTTCTTCTATTTGATGTgtatttttcacttttgaaGCCTGACTTGAATCATTGATAAATTATGTTAGTACTTGGTAGGGATCTtatgtttgatttgtttttgaatgttgTGGTAGTATGTATtagtaactgttttttttttttttttttttttttaattaattatgtagGAGCCTTCTATATTAAATGAGCAGGTGATGATACCGTGGTCACACTGGACCAGGTTAAGGTTTGTGTTGTTCTGTTCTGATCACCATCCAACTTTGGATCACATGCATGTTGGTTTTCTCTGAGAgacccaaaatttgattgtgCTTGTAGTTAGAAGACTTTGAGCATGATAGTCTTCATGAAGTGTTTGAGTTCTCTATTGAAGTTCTTGCTAGAATTGATCATGACTGTGGCATTGAGGTGCTGAAATATTGTGTTGAGAATCACACCATCTCTTTGGATTTTATATGGTAAGTTTTGGAAAAATccctctctttgattttattcaGGTTTCCCTACTTCAAAGCCATCAGGGTGTACACCTTCCCCGGCAATTGAGAGATCAGCTGCTGCAGGAACTGGAGGCTTATATTCTTGGATCTCTTGTGGACAACGAAATTGAAAAGAATCCTTTTTCAGATATATTCTTTAGATTCTTGCTATTTTCAAACTTCATAGATGGCTCATGTTTCATGAGGTTTGTGTCATCTTCTGATGCAGGACAGAAGCTTGAATGATCTTTGATACCAATGCTGATATATGATCTTTAGGCATTCTGCACTAAATTAGATTCTTGATGTAGGATCTTTAAGGCATTCAGCAGTGTCAACATTTTGGTGTTGTACTTTGATATTTTGCATCCATTGGCATctgatgttggccccttgtatttctttacttttatgtATGCTTACAggcttttttaaaattttcaggaaaagtgaagaagtttcaccatttctctccaaaatgggCAAGTGCTTGTTAGAGTCGCTAGAATGTGGTCGCAGTGTCATTCAAGGAAACTAAACTAATTTTGAATCTCTCAGTTGCTTAGGCTCTGACTCCATTTTTGGTGGAAAAAACTCTCTTCTTTCATCCTTACAAAGTTTCATTTGCTGTCCGATTTTCATGAAATGGAGAGATCAAAATCATATGGATGTATTCCTTTATGGTTCGGTTATGCAATCCATGGAAAGGCTTTTACATGCACTGATGAAACTATATGAAGAAGATTCTGAATGGGTAAGGAACTTCCTTTCTGAGAATATCTTGCATGACTTATCTTTATCTGATAACTCTGTACAAAATTCTTTCACATCTGACAGTAATAAAAGTAGGATTGTGGATATGGAGTTGTATGTGAATGAAGATTCCAGAGATGTGGATATTTTAACTGTTGATAGAAGTGGAAGTTCAGCATTATATCAGTCATTTCtagttttttctcaattttaccTATGTTTACATGGGATATCCTTTCTAAACTCATGGGAAAAGAATATGATCGGAAGGTATATTCCACATATAAATCTTCTTGTTGCCAATGAGCCACTTCCTCCTCTCATAAGTGTGGATGGAGGGTGAGTTCTCATGGGTTCAAAACCTGCTGGGTGTGTGTAACGTACCAATTAATAGgtattaaataaatttgctGGAAGtggagaaaatattattaaatgaGATATTTGAATTTGTTCTATTTCTGACTTATCATGATGAATGTTGCTGGGTTGCCTTTGTTGTGTGATTGTGATTATGGTATTCATCTATACTACAATTGAGAAACTTCTTGATTTGCTTTGCAGAGATTGACACATCTTGGAGATCTGGTGAATGAAGTTGCTGACTTAGATCTTCTTGACTGGTTTGGTTGTGTTAGGCTGATTGATTGCACATGCGGTTTTGTGTTACTCTGTCTGCAGATTGGTCAGGTGAGCATCTTTTGACACACAATTGCTGGTGTGAGTGctgaaaaaggggggggggggggggagtgggACATTTTGACTTGCTCATGATGTCACTCAGAAGGATTCCCAGAAATTTAGGTTGGAAGACCTAAATGAAATTGTAGGTGTATGGTAAACAATGTGCAGAT
Protein-coding regions in this window:
- the LOC115984226 gene encoding uncharacterized protein LOC115984226 — protein: MKWRDQNHMDVFLYGSVMQSMERLLHALMKLYEEDSEWRLTHLGDLVNEVADLDLLDWFGCVRLIDCTCGFVLLCLQIGQFELWCYIGGFLKRKTWYSKGGPRLLVNCWQFWSKITLCQSLLSVWHCIALRNLGGKRQQLCLRVQFCLLLRYLGVNETNS